In Candidatus Binatia bacterium, the DNA window CGGAAGACGATGCGAGCCGCGAGGTGGCCGCGGGAATTGGGCGATTGTTGGGCCATCGGCTGAGCGGGAATGGGCCGTGGCGCCGCATTCCGTCGCAGTGTCTTCGCCGCCCAGGTGCCGCGGCTGATGCGTGGACTCCGGAGGCGGCCCGCGAGCGCGCGCGGGAACTGGGGGCGACGGCATTCGTTCTGGGGAAAGCACGTGTGGCGGAAGGGCGCCTCGAAGCGGAAGTGCGGTGGTACCCCATTGCCGGCGCATCTCCCGAAGCGACGGCGCGGGTACACGACTCGTTGCAAAAACTGGCAAGCGTAGTCGATCGGCTCGCTGAGCAGCTCGAAGCGGGTCGCGTCGAGCCGGAGCGCATCCGCATTGCTCGCGTGGCGGCCGTCACTTCGGACTCCTTGCCCGCCTTGCTCGCGTACTTCCGCGCGGAGGACCGTTTGGAACGCGGTGAGCTGAGTGCTGCAGAAACCGAATTGGATCGGGCCATCGAAGAAGACCCGCAATTTGCCCTGGCGTATTACCGCCTGGCGGAGGTCGCCGCGCGGCAGGGGCATCGAGAGCGAGCCGTCCAGTCGCGGCAAAACGCATTGCTGCTGAGTAACCGTTTGCCCGTACAGGAGCGGGCGTTGGCGGATCTGTTGGTGTTGCGGCTGCGCCGGCAGACCGCGGAAGCCGAACAAGGATACCGAGGTATCGTGAGGGATCAGCCCAGCGAGTGGGAAGCGTGGTGCGCGCTGGCGGAGCTTGCAGAGGAGCGCGGAGACCACCAGCGCGCCCGCGAAGCGTTGCAACAAGCTGCAGGGCTACTTCCATCGCAAGCCGATCCGTGTGGCACAACCGTGGGGCGCGGGGCCTCATAGATGGGACGGCGAGCCATGTGGCTGCCGGGAAACAAGAAAAAAAGCTGGGTAGGCTAGACACGCCAGGCTTGGTGGTGCTAACCACGGGCCATCGTTGTTTCTTGTTCTCGTGGCACCGGCATCGGGCTGGCTTGTTTACGGAAGAAGAAGGAACGGTAAGTCAGCTCGAAGAGAAGGAGTCACACCATTTCCACCAAAGTATTTGTCGGCAATTTGAATTTCCGCACGAGCCAGGAAGAGTTATCGCGAGTGTTTTCTCGGGTAGGCGAAGTTCGCAGCGTGTATGTTCCCACCGATCGCGAAACCGGCCGTCCCCGCGGATTTGGCTTCGTGGAGTTCGCCACCGGGGAGGAAGCGCAGCAAGCCATTCGGCAGTTCGACGGCCAAGAGTTGGATGGCCGGAAGCTGCGGGTGAACCTCGCGGAAGATCGCCCGCAACGGCCGTACGGTGCGCCGCGCCCGCGGCCCAGCGCCCCCACAGTGGGTTGGGCTGCGGAAGCCGGCGGCTCGCAACCGTATCGCGACGAGCCGCGCAACTTCAAAAGCAAAGGCAGCCGTCGCAACTTGCGCGCTCGCAAGCGCAGTTTGAACTACTGATCGTGGCCGGCGCCCGCGCGCGGGCGCCGGCTACGCGAGCGCCTCGCCAAGTCGGGGCCGGGCTCCCCAGGGGGGTCGGGTTGACCATTGCCGGGCACGGGGGCACACCTGGGATGCAGGAGGACACCCTTCATGATCGAATTATACACGGCCCCCACCCCTAACGGCTGGAAGATTTCCATTGCTCTCGAAGAGCTCGGGCTTCCGTACGAGGTGCGAGTGGTCAACTTACTCGCGGGGGAGCAAAAGCGACCCGAATACTTGCGGCTCAATCCGAACGGTCGCATTCCGACCATTGTAGATCGCGACAATGACAACTTCGTTGTGTTCGAGTCGGGGGCGATTTTAGTTTATCTGGCCGAAAAAACCGGCCGGCTCATGCCGCAAGATCCCAAGGGACGTTCTGTGGTGTTGCAGTGGTTGATGTTCCAGATGGCCGGGGTCGGTCCCATGATGGGGCAGGCCAATGTGTTTTACCGCTACTTTCCCGAGAAGATCCCGTCTGTGATTGCGCGCTATCAAAACGAGTGCCGGCGGTTGTTCGAAGTGCTGAACACGCGTTTGGCCGATCGGGATTACCTGGCCGATGAATACTCCATTGCGGACATTGCCAACTGGGCTTGGGTGCGGACCTACAAGTGGTCGGGCGTGAACATCGAGGGATTGGACCATTTGCGCCGCTGGATGGACCGCATGGCTGCGCGTCCCGCTTGTCAGCGTGGGGTGCAAATCCCGGCGCCCGTGGGAAACCTCACCGACCCGGATAACGAAGAGGCTGCCAAGGCGTTTGCCGAGGCCGCGCAAAAACTGCTGCAACGGTAGCGACGCCTCTTCGTTGGAGCTCGCGGCTGTCGGTCTTCCGCCTTTCATAGCGATGGTGCCGTCAGCCGGCGCTAGGCTGTCCATGCGCGCCTAGGATCTTACTCATCCCAGGCATTTCGAGCCGGCGGTGTGGTGCGAAGCATATTGGTCCCTTTTTGCGTTCCTCTTTGGCGAGGCCTTTCGTGTTGTCGCGACAGCGCTACTCCGGGCGGGCAAAACTTTTCGGGTCGTAGAGTGTGCAGTGGCGGCTCCCGTCTGTGGGCGTGCGTTTCCCCGGCGTTCGTGCGATGTTTTTGGCATGGTTGCCGATGAGCGTATCGCCGGCGAGTAGTGCACAATTGGATTGGATGCCGCGGGATTTCCTTCGTGCAGTTTATGGTGCAGTTTGAGTTTGCCCGATCGAGGCTGGGATGATCACGGATGAGTCAACCTCGTGTGCTCTCTGCGGAGCTATTCGAGAATGATTTGGATCGGTGGGTTCCGGAGGAGTTGCGGTCTCTGGACAACCCCCAAACTGCCATTCCGGCAATCGCGAAAAACCGCCGCCTGGTCACTCTGATAGAGAATGCGGTCCAGTCGATCCCGACGCGCCACCGGCTGTACCTTGGCGATGCCCGCGCCTTAGGAGATCTTGCGCCGGGCTCGGTGCATCTCGTGCTGACCTCGCCTCCGTACTGGACCCTCAAACGATACCGGCATTACCCGGGACAACTGGGCGAGATTGCAGATTACGAAGCTTTCCTCGAGGAACTCGACCGAGTGTGGTCGATTTGCTTCGACGCACTGGTTCCAGGGGGACGCTTGATTTGTGTGGTGGGCGACGTGTGCCTCTCCCGCCGAAAGAACGACGGTCGGCACACCGTCGTGCCCTTGCACGCGTCCATCCAAGAGCACTGCTTGGCTTTGCGTTGGACCTTCGAATCACTGCCTCCCCATGGTACGCCCGTGCAGTGCTTCGCGCGGGGCCGAAGTTGCTTTTCGGGGTGAGTTCGCGCGTACGTTTCCTTGGCGGTAAAGAGCCAAGTTCTCATCGCGGTTGCATCCATGGGCAAAGCGCCAGTGCGGTTCACTCGCCGGGCATGTCGGCCGCAATAGACCACGCCGGGGTAAGCCACTGACCAATGCGTCCTGCCGCGGCAAGGCTCGCCCAGGCAACGGCGGCCACCAACGAAGCATCGCCCTCGTGGTGCACGCGGAAGGCGACAATGCTCGTCTCGTCGACCCGGTATGGTGCCAGAGCGGCGAGTACACAGAGCTGCGCCTCGGCACGGGCACGCTCGGGGAGACCTTCGCACGCCGCGCGGACCCAAAGGTTATCGAGGGGCGGATCCTGTCCCTGCCATTTGGCGAGAAGATCTTCGAGACGGGCCCGCGCTTGCGGTGTCAGCAGCCGCTCGGCCGCTTGGCCCGCAACTGCCGCGAACCGACTCCAGGCAGATGCCAACGTGGTCACAGGGCGGGCCCAGCGGAGGTCGGCGGGCAGCGGTTGTTCCGGAAGGAGCCCGAGCGAAGATCCTGGCGGAGCAGTGGCGGGTAGGATCCAGGGAGATAACACGCCGCCGAGGCGGCGCAGAACACCACGAGCAGGGCGCAGCGCTTTTGGAAAAGGGGAGTCGTCCAAAAAAGTCAACACGACGCGGTGGATGTAATGGAAGAGAACCGCAGTACCGATGATCTCCGCGCCCTCTTGGGGTCCAAACGGCGGTCGGAGGAGAGGCACGGCGCCGGGCGAGCGCGTGGCGCGGGCCCAGAGGAGAAGTGCTTGCAGCTTCGGGTCGGCTAGCCGATCTAGATCCCCGAGCTCGACGGCCCGCGCGATACCGGCCCCCGCGAGCCCGCGCAAAAACATCTCGTGGGCCTCGACACAAAACGGGCACCGGTTGCCCTGCGAGACCACGGCTGCCATGGCCTCCTTATAAGCGCGCGGCACCTGCCGGCCACCAATGTCTCGCGGAGCGCGCACCAGAAGCCGACTAACGCGGCAGACCGGGAGCAAAGCCGTTAGTTCCGGCACCAGCGCAAAGTCCGCCGTGCCCGCTCCAGCAAGCGCACCGTTTCCGCCGCCGGCTCCATCGCCCGCGTTGCCGCGCGGTCGTAGCTTATCGCCTGGTGGTTGGAGGCATTCGCCTCGATCTTGGTGCCAGCCGCCGCCACGTGCCGGAGTTTCAGCAAACCAACCGCCTCGCACTCTTGTAACAATCGCAGAAACCAGTCCGCCACGACCCTTCATGCACCCTGCTGCCAGGTGGCGTGCCCGATTTGGCCTGACGGCAGCTTTCGTGCACTTTACGTGCACAGCCGCGGCGTCGCCGTCACCACCCGGCGATTTGGCGGCCGGCAACAGCCACCGCTGATCCGGACTGCAGGCGAGAACGCCCTTTCCCATCCACCCCACCGCTGCTGGGCGCGAATGGTCTACCGCGACCCATGGCCCCGACCGGAGTTTTTCACTCACAGGCTCCCAGAGCATTTGCGCGGTAGGCGTAGAGTGAGTAGGGAGATGTAGGCCGGCCGGGCCGGGAAACGGAGCAAGGCGCATGTCCCAAATCGCAATCCATGAGTTCTATCGCTTTTACGCGGCCGAGCCCTCGTACTTCTCGGCCAAGGTGAGGCCCGCCCTCCGTTACAAGCGGCTGCCATTCGTCGAGCTTTTGCCGACGCCTGCCGCCTACCGCGAGGTGATCCTGCCGCGCACGGGGCTCGCGTTCATCCCGATCGTGATCACGCCGGAGGACGAGACCTGGCAGGATACGAGTGAAATCCTTGACCGCATGGAGGCTCGCTTTCCCGATCCGCCTCTCTACCCATGTACCCCCGTGCAGCGGATCGTGGCGCTGCTGTGGGAGCTGTACTGCGATGAATTCTTGATCTTGCCCGGTCTTCACTACCGCTGGAGTTTTCCGGAGAGCGAGAGCAAGGCGCGGAGGGACTTCGCCGCCTTCAGCGGCGATCCTGAGGCGGCGGACAGGTTCGCCAGCCGGATCAAGTCCTTCCTCCCCTTCGTCGGTGTCACGCCCGACACCATCCCCCATATCGAGGCGCACACGCTCGAACTCCTCGCCCATCTTTCCTCGCACTTCGAATGCACGCCTTACTTGCTCGGCGGCCGCCCCTCGCTCGCGGACTGCGCGCTGATGGGACCGCTCTACGCCCACCTCTACCTGGACGCTGTGCCCGGCCGTTTGCTGCGTGAGCGCGCCCCACGTGTTTGCAACTGGATCGAGCGGATGAACCACCCCGACCCCGCTGCCCCGGGCGAGTGGCTTTCCAGCGACGCGCTGCCACCCACGCTTCGGCCGTTGCTGGAGCTCATCGGAAAGGACGTGGTGCCGTTTCTCCTCGACAATGTCCGCGATTTCGAAGCATGGGCCGATTCCCACGCGGACGCGAGTCCTGAGATCCCGCGCGGCACCGGCACCCACGCCACCCACCTGCGCGGCGTCGAGGTCCAGCGCATCACCAGCCCCTACACCCTGTGGATGGTGCAGCGGCCGCTGGATGCGTACCGCGCTCTCGGCGGCGCGGAGCGCGCTGCCGTGGATCGCGCGCTGGCCGGAACCGGGCTGGAGCCGCTGCTCGCGTTTCAGCCGCGCCACCGCCTGACGAAGCGGAACTTCAAGCTGGCCTTCGCGAGCTGAGCGTCACTCGGGCCGGGCTCACGCCGGCAGCAACGCGCCGATCGCGCGCGAGCACGGCGTGTCTCGACGCGAGAGGTGCGAGAGAGCGCACGCGCTGGCGGACGAAGGCGACGATACGCTCGGCCAGCGAACCGGGATACCGCACCGGCCCTGGCACCGACCGCAGGCACGCCACGCGCCGGTCGGAAACTGCGCCTCGCCTGCCATCACGGCCGTTCGGTTTGCGATGCTTCACGGTGGTCCACCGCGGCGCGCGGGTTACGCTTGCCCCCTACGAGACCGGACTCGTCTGCACAGCCCAAAACGTACTATACGCCGGCGCTGTGAACACGTTGGCCGCGGGAATGAGCAGCCAGGAGGCAGCACAGAGGCTCGAACAGTATGGGCGCAACGAGCTCGGGGCCGCGCGGCGGGGCGGTGCTTTGCGGCAGTTCCTGTCGCGGTTTGGCAACCCCCTGGTGCTGGTCTTATTGTTTGCGAGCACGGTGTCGGCGCTGACGGGCGACGTTGGGGGCGCCGGCATTATCGCCTGCATTCTTTTGCTCAGCGTGACGCTGGACTTCATTCAGGAGTATCGTGCCGAGCGTGCTGCGGCGGCGCTCGCGGCGCGCGTGGCTCTCACCGCGCATGTCGTGCGCGACGGCGAAGTTCGGGAAGTGCCCGTCTCTCTGGTTGTTCCCGGAGACATTGTGTTGCTCGGGGCTGGAGATTTGGTCCCGGCAGACGGCGTTTTGCTGGAAGCTCGCGACGTGTTCGTGCATCAGGCACGGCTCACCGGAGAGCCGTACCCAGTGGAAAAACAAGCGCTATCTCCCATTTGGGACGCCGGCCAAACAAACTCGGGGCTGAGTCCCGAGACCCCTTTTGCTGTGTTTCTCGGTAGTTCGGTGATTAGCGGCAGCGGGCGGATGCTCGTGCTGCAAACGGGCACCCGGACGATGCTCGGCCGCATCGCTGGGACGCTGCAACGGCCGGCACCTCCGACCGCGTTCGAGATCGGCACGCGCCAGTTCGGCTTGCTCATCATGCGCTTTACGGTGGCGCTCGTGCTCTTCGTGTTGTTGGTGAACCTGTTGTTCGAACGGCCGCTGCTCGAAGCGTTCCTGTTCGCCGTCGCTTTGGCCGTAGGCCTGACACCCGAACTGCTTCCGATGATTGTTTCTGTCACACTGGCCCAGGGAGCTTTGCGGATGGCGCGAGAAAAGGTCATCGTGAAGCGTTTGTCGGCGGTGCAGGACCTGGGCGCTGTAGATGTTTTGTGCACCGACAAAACCGGCACGCTCACAGAAGCGCAAATCTGGCTGGAAGGACACGTAGATCCACTGGGCAACGACAGCCCCAGAGTATTGGAACTCGCCTATCTCAACAGCTTTTTCGAAACGGGGATCAAGAGCCCGCTCGACGAAGCCATTTTGGAACACCGCGCAGTGGATGCTTCTGGCTGGCGCAAGATCGACGAAGTGCCGTTCGATTTCGAGCGGCGGCGGGTTTCCGTGTTGCTGGAACAGGGAACCCGCCGTGTTTTAATCGTCAAGGGCGCCCCCGAGGATATCTTGCGACTGTGCGTGTCGTACGAAGTCGAGGGTCGTATCCTTCCGCTCGACGAGCAATGCCGCGCGCGTTTCGGCGGCTTGTTCGATCAGTTGAGCGAGGAGGGGCTCCGGGTGTTGGCTGTCGCTTGGCGAGAGGTCGAGCCCACGCGGGACCACGCTGGGATCACAGACGAGACGGAACTCGTGTTCTCGGGTTTTGTGTCCTTCCTCGACCCGCCCAAGCCCACCGCTGCAAAAGCAATACAAGCCCTGGCCGCCACTGGCGTGCAGGTGAAAATTC includes these proteins:
- a CDS encoding thiol:disulfide oxidoreductase, translating into MIELYTAPTPNGWKISIALEELGLPYEVRVVNLLAGEQKRPEYLRLNPNGRIPTIVDRDNDNFVVFESGAILVYLAEKTGRLMPQDPKGRSVVLQWLMFQMAGVGPMMGQANVFYRYFPEKIPSVIARYQNECRRLFEVLNTRLADRDYLADEYSIADIANWAWVRTYKWSGVNIEGLDHLRRWMDRMAARPACQRGVQIPAPVGNLTDPDNEEAAKAFAEAAQKLLQR
- the mgt gene encoding magnesium-translocating P-type ATPase, with amino-acid sequence MVHRGARVTLAPYETGLVCTAQNVLYAGAVNTLAAGMSSQEAAQRLEQYGRNELGAARRGGALRQFLSRFGNPLVLVLLFASTVSALTGDVGGAGIIACILLLSVTLDFIQEYRAERAAAALAARVALTAHVVRDGEVREVPVSLVVPGDIVLLGAGDLVPADGVLLEARDVFVHQARLTGEPYPVEKQALSPIWDAGQTNSGLSPETPFAVFLGSSVISGSGRMLVLQTGTRTMLGRIAGTLQRPAPPTAFEIGTRQFGLLIMRFTVALVLFVLLVNLLFERPLLEAFLFAVALAVGLTPELLPMIVSVTLAQGALRMAREKVIVKRLSAVQDLGAVDVLCTDKTGTLTEAQIWLEGHVDPLGNDSPRVLELAYLNSFFETGIKSPLDEAILEHRAVDASGWRKIDEVPFDFERRRVSVLLEQGTRRVLIVKGAPEDILRLCVSYEVEGRILPLDEQCRARFGGLFDQLSEEGLRVLAVAWREVEPTRDHAGITDETELVFSGFVSFLDPPKPTAAKAIQALAATGVQVKILTGDNERVTRNLCRELGVPITGLLTGKEIAELTEEALQARAEECNVFCRLDPMQKHRVLLALKARGHVVAYLGDGINDAPSLHSADVGISVDSAVDVAKQAAALVLLERDLGVLHAGVREGRRTFANVMKYIMMATSSNFGNMFSMAGATLFLPFLPMLPMQILLNNLLYDLSEIPLPLDEVDAEDLTAPRRWDMRFVRDFMVSIGPISSMFDFLTFYVLLALFRADETFFHTGWFVESIATQVLVIFVIRTRRNPLRSRPHPALAVAAFGIVGFAALLPFTPLAPLLGFTPLPPLFFAVLGGIAGVYLLLVEVAKRRFFRVRVV